Genomic DNA from Nitrospinota bacterium:
ATCCCCATTGGCGCGGGGTGGTGAAAACATACACCCAGCACCTGGGAATGCAATTGGCGGATTTTGATTGTTCCGCCGCCGGTGTGGCCGGGCAGAAAGATTATGAAAAAGCGCTGGACGCGAAGAGTTGCGCGCTGGTGCTGCAATATCCCAATTTCCTGGGGCATGTGGAGGACTTGAAGGCGGCCAGGGCTGCGTGCGACGCGGCCGGGGCGCTTTTGATAGTGGCGGTGGCCGAGCCTGTGGCGCTCGGCCTTTTGGAAGGCCCCGGCAAGTTCGGGGCGGACATCGTCGTTGGCGAGGGGCGCTCTTTCGGCGGATCGCTTTCTTACGGCGGCCCGGCGCTGGGCATGTTCGCCACGCGTGACAAATACGCCCGCCAGATGCCCGGCAGGCTTGTGGGCAAGACGAAGGATGCGGACGGGCGCGACGGTTTTGTGCTTACCTTGGCCACCAGGGAGCAGCATATACGCCGCGAGAAGGCCACGTCGAACATATGTTCAAACCAGGCGCTTTGCGCCACGGCGGCGGCCATCCATTTGAGCCTGCTGGGCAAGAACGGCCTGCGCGAGATGGCGGCCCGGAATTTTTCGGCGGCGCGTTACCTTGCGGAAAAAGTCTCGTCCATCAAAGGTTATGCGAGGGCGCACAAGGCGCCTTTCTTCAACGAGGTGGCTGTGAAAACCCCTGTGGCTCCGGTGATTATCAACGAACGGCTGGCGCGGGATGGGATAGTGGGGGGATACGATCTTTCGAAGGAGTATCCGTCACTGGGCAATTCGATGCTTCTTTGCGCCACGGAAACGCACACGAAAGATTCGATAGACAGGCTCGCCGCGATCCTTTCGGAGTTCGCGCGGTGAGTATGGAGGAAACTGAATAAATGACACAGGCTCAGCGCGGGCTGGTTTTCCAGGAAAAAGAAATATTTGGCCGCGGCTCTTCCGGAAGGAACGGAGTTGATTTCCCCAATTCAGGCATACCGGCGGCGGATATTTCCGCGCTTGCCGGGGCGGACTATATCCGTTCGGAGCTTAAGGGATTCCCGGAACTTTCCGAGCCGGAGGTGATCCGTCATTACACCCGGCTTTCACAGTGGAACTATGGGGTGGACTCGAACATCTACCCTCTCGGCTCGTGCACGATGAAGCACAACCCCAGGGTCAACGAGGCGGTCAGCCGCCTGAAAGGTTTTGCCGGCAGCCACCCCCTCCAGCCCGATTCGGCGGCGCAGGGGACGCTGAAGATGATTTACGACCTGGGCCGCTGGCTTTGCGAAATCGTGGGGATGGACGCGGCCACGCTCCAGCCGGCCGCCGGAGCGCACGGGGAGTTCACCGGATTGTTAATGATCCGGGCGGCGCTGGCAAAACGGGGCAATGCCCGGCAAAAGGTGTTGCTGCCCGATTCCGCCCACGGCACAAACCCGGCTTCGTCCGTCTATTGCGGATACCAGGCGGTGACCATTAAAAGCGGCCCGGACGGCAAG
This window encodes:
- the gcvPA gene encoding aminomethyl-transferring glycine dehydrogenase subunit GcvPA; this encodes MRYIPLTGKDKEEMLKVIGASSVDGLFADIPSNAMLGRPLALPEPLAEQELLEYFEDLAGRNAPALNRNMFLGAGAYAHNVPVAVDQLLLRSEIFTAYTPYQPEISQGTLMAIFEFQTYTAALFGMDMANASMYDGPSALAEAVIMAKRITGRGQAAMSNLVHPHWRGVVKTYTQHLGMQLADFDCSAAGVAGQKDYEKALDAKSCALVLQYPNFLGHVEDLKAARAACDAAGALLIVAVAEPVALGLLEGPGKFGADIVVGEGRSFGGSLSYGGPALGMFATRDKYARQMPGRLVGKTKDADGRDGFVLTLATREQHIRREKATSNICSNQALCATAAAIHLSLLGKNGLREMAARNFSAARYLAEKVSSIKGYARAHKAPFFNEVAVKTPVAPVIINERLARDGIVGGYDLSKEYPSLGNSMLLCATETHTKDSIDRLAAILSEFAR